In the Pseudoliparis swirei isolate HS2019 ecotype Mariana Trench chromosome 19, NWPU_hadal_v1, whole genome shotgun sequence genome, one interval contains:
- the mmgt1 gene encoding ER membrane protein complex subunit 5, with amino-acid sequence MASSFWKGVVGIGLFALAHAAFSAAQHRSYMRLTEKENETLPIDIVLQTLLSFVMTCYGIVHIAGEFKDMDASSELKNKTFDTLRNHPSFYLFNHRGRVLFRSPEDEPSSAHNQQAIPNPIRLRKLEHLH; translated from the exons ATGGCCTCGTCGTTTTGGAAAGGTGTTGTCGGCATCGGTCTTTTTGCCTTAGCCCATGCAGCTTTCTCCGCAGCACAGC ATCGATCATACATGCGACTCACAGAGAAGGAAAACGAGACACTACCAATTGAT attGTATTACAGACCTTATTATCATTTGTGATGACCTGCTATGGTATCGTTCACATTGCTGGAGAGTTCAAAGACATGGACGCCTCCTCCGAGCTCAAGAACAA aaCATTTGATACACTGAGGAACCACCCGTCCTTCTACCTCTTCAACCACCGGGGCCGGGTGCTGTTCCGCTCGCCGGAGGACGAACCCTCCTCTGCGCACAACCAGCAAGCGATCCCCAACCCCATACGGCTACGCAAGCTGGAGCACTTGCACTGA